The following coding sequences are from one Magnetovibrio sp. PR-2 window:
- a CDS encoding cupredoxin domain-containing protein gives MTWDQWLVTAFGLGLIPLIVWFFWIKRDAGTHAQSTGSHQEVQITVKGGYTPDTIIVQKNRPVRLNFLRQESATCSDTVIIPEFGKSAQLPQGETIAVEFIPDKSGEFEFTCQMGMLRGRLIIEEA, from the coding sequence ATGACCTGGGATCAATGGTTGGTCACGGCATTCGGCTTAGGCCTTATTCCCCTGATTGTTTGGTTTTTCTGGATCAAGCGTGATGCAGGAACCCACGCACAATCAACGGGATCACACCAGGAAGTCCAAATTACGGTCAAGGGTGGTTACACACCGGATACCATTATCGTGCAAAAAAACCGCCCTGTGCGTCTGAACTTTTTACGTCAGGAATCTGCAACGTGTTCTGACACGGTCATCATTCCCGAGTTTGGAAAAAGTGCCCAGTTACCCCAAGGCGAAACCATTGCCGTTGAATTCATACCCGATAAATCTGGCGAATTCGAATTCACATGCCAAATGGGCATGTTACGTGGCCGCTTGATTATCGAAGAAGCATAA
- a CDS encoding DUF302 domain-containing protein, which produces MTYHISKTVEDSMDGAVEKVTAALKNYGFGVLTQIDVKATLKNKIEVDFREYRILGACNPHFAYEALQSEDMIGTMLPCNVIVQERENGMVEVSAVDPKASMQAISNSKLDSIAEEVRERLGCVISSLGAS; this is translated from the coding sequence ATGACCTATCATATCAGCAAAACTGTGGAAGACAGCATGGACGGGGCGGTAGAAAAGGTCACTGCTGCTCTGAAGAATTATGGTTTTGGCGTTCTAACCCAGATCGATGTCAAAGCAACATTGAAAAACAAAATCGAGGTTGATTTTCGCGAATATCGCATTTTGGGGGCCTGTAACCCACACTTTGCATACGAAGCCCTGCAGTCTGAAGACATGATCGGAACCATGCTGCCGTGTAACGTGATCGTTCAGGAACGCGAGAACGGTATGGTGGAGGTCTCGGCGGTCGATCCAAAAGCCTCTATGCAGGCCATCTCAAATTCCAAATTGGACAGTATTGCCGAGGAGGTTCGTGAGCGGCTGGGCTGTGTTATTTCATCTCTGGGCGCAAGTTGA
- a CDS encoding c-type cytochrome produces MSKKLAIVGGLTIAAFAVVGIYMAGETNPALATVDQSDPKIIMKGSLLYEANCASCHGKNLEGQPNWQVKNDDGTLPAPPHDKDGHTWHHDDGLLFNYTKDGGASLGIDGFVSGMPPFRDTLSDDEIWSALAFIKSTWPEKHRARQALATQQVLGSNGK; encoded by the coding sequence ATGTCAAAAAAGTTAGCAATCGTCGGGGGACTGACTATCGCGGCCTTTGCAGTGGTCGGTATCTATATGGCAGGTGAAACAAATCCTGCTTTGGCAACCGTCGATCAATCTGATCCCAAAATTATTATGAAAGGGTCACTTTTGTACGAGGCAAATTGTGCCAGTTGTCATGGCAAAAATTTAGAAGGGCAGCCGAACTGGCAGGTCAAAAATGATGACGGTACCTTACCTGCGCCTCCCCACGACAAGGATGGGCATACTTGGCATCACGATGATGGGTTGCTGTTCAACTATACGAAAGACGGCGGGGCTTCTTTAGGTATTGATGGGTTTGTGAGCGGAATGCCGCCTTTCCGAGACACACTAAGCGATGATGAAATTTGGTCTGCACTTGCATTCATCAAAAGTACATGGCCCGAGAAACATCGTGCCCGTCAGGCTTTGGCCACACAGCAAGTTTTGGGATCCAACGGAAAGTAG
- the lgt gene encoding prolipoprotein diacylglyceryl transferase, protein MPFPDIDPIIFQIGPIAIRWYSMAYIAGLLIGLMYLKQLMRKFDFSISVEKIDDFLIWAIVGVILGGRLGYVIFYQLDFYLDNPIAIVQTWKGGMSFHGGLLGVAIATVVFAKRHGLPILLISDLVAVAAPIGLFFGRLANFINGELYGRTTDVSWGVVFPHGGPLPRHPSQLYEAALEGIVLFLILNVMLRFPEIRRRKGILAGVFLIGYGLARSIVELFRQPDEHIGFLIGGTTLGQWLSMPLILVGIILISLALRETRTQQGRTLF, encoded by the coding sequence ATGCCATTTCCTGATATTGATCCGATTATCTTCCAAATTGGCCCGATAGCTATTCGTTGGTATTCCATGGCTTACATTGCCGGGTTGCTTATTGGCTTGATGTATCTCAAGCAACTCATGCGGAAATTTGATTTTTCCATATCGGTTGAGAAAATCGATGATTTCCTCATATGGGCTATTGTTGGTGTGATACTTGGCGGACGCTTGGGATATGTGATTTTCTACCAACTGGATTTTTATTTAGATAACCCCATTGCCATCGTCCAAACCTGGAAAGGGGGGATGTCATTCCACGGTGGTCTGCTGGGCGTTGCGATCGCAACCGTAGTTTTTGCCAAAAGACATGGATTGCCCATATTGCTGATTTCTGACCTGGTTGCAGTGGCAGCACCCATCGGCCTCTTTTTTGGCCGTTTGGCAAACTTTATAAATGGTGAGCTCTACGGTCGCACCACGGATGTTTCATGGGGTGTTGTTTTTCCACACGGCGGCCCTTTGCCACGCCACCCCAGCCAACTATATGAGGCGGCATTAGAAGGGATTGTATTATTCCTGATTTTAAACGTCATGCTCCGCTTTCCTGAGATCAGACGGCGCAAGGGAATTTTGGCGGGTGTTTTCCTGATCGGATACGGACTTGCGCGCTCAATCGTTGAGCTGTTCCGCCAGCCCGATGAACATATCGGTTTTTTGATTGGAGGAACGACACTGGGACAGTGGCTTTCCATGCCACTCATCCTTGTCGGGATCATATTGATATCGTTGGCATTAAGGGAAACAAGAACGCAACAGGGTCGAACGCTTTTTTAA
- a CDS encoding putative iron-sulfur cluster-binding metallochaperone, producing the protein MQVIHPDSEIDLGLDVNVYWKHMLMSNCCGSAQPKATHPKKQSCPQHGQDCGEVSQKTVVQHIKHPWKLDDQERRFFFCDDPDCAVVYFTDDGLTFDQHDVRTRVGAKDKTDQATLCYCFGVTKDDVKNEPSIKDFVTSQTKQHLCACETRNPSGLCCLKNFPK; encoded by the coding sequence ATGCAGGTTATCCATCCAGACTCAGAAATTGATCTGGGCTTAGATGTAAACGTTTATTGGAAGCACATGCTTATGTCTAACTGCTGCGGCTCAGCACAACCGAAAGCAACACACCCTAAGAAACAGTCATGCCCCCAACATGGTCAGGATTGTGGAGAGGTCTCTCAAAAAACAGTCGTCCAACACATCAAGCATCCCTGGAAACTGGATGACCAAGAGCGTCGTTTCTTTTTCTGTGATGACCCTGATTGTGCTGTTGTGTATTTCACTGATGATGGGCTGACATTTGACCAACATGATGTACGAACGCGAGTTGGTGCGAAGGACAAAACAGATCAGGCGACCTTGTGCTACTGCTTTGGTGTCACTAAGGATGATGTTAAGAACGAGCCCAGTATCAAGGATTTCGTAACAAGCCAAACGAAACAGCACTTATGTGCTTGTGAAACCCGCAACCCATCCGGTTTATGCTGTCTCAAAAACTTCCCGAAATAA
- the merP gene encoding mercury resistance system periplasmic binding protein MerP yields MKRITPTILFAVAMMLSTASLAAEKTVTLTVENMNCASCPFIVKQSLSGVSGVAEVVVSYDDKTAKVTFEDTKANVETLTDATLNAGYPSRLRN; encoded by the coding sequence ATGAAACGCATTACCCCAACAATCCTGTTTGCCGTAGCCATGATGTTATCCACTGCCAGCTTGGCGGCAGAAAAGACGGTGACCTTAACTGTCGAAAACATGAACTGCGCATCGTGTCCATTTATCGTCAAACAAAGCTTGAGTGGCGTAAGTGGTGTCGCCGAAGTTGTGGTCTCGTATGATGATAAAACTGCTAAGGTGACCTTTGAGGACACCAAGGCCAATGTTGAGACCTTGACGGATGCCACGTTGAATGCAGGTTATCCATCCAGACTCAGAAATTGA
- a CDS encoding mercuric transporter MerT family protein: MEQSSTQAQIAGGSSDNNTSIPPEVNTRQHSLLATGSVVGAVLASSCCIVPLVLFLLGISGAWISNLTALTPYKPYFVTLTVIFLAGGFYTVYLKPKKACVPGSYCETPKSTVVVKSSLWSATLLVTAALLYPYAAPYLLN, from the coding sequence ATGGAACAATCCAGCACCCAAGCACAAATTGCGGGTGGGTCTAGTGACAACAACACATCAATACCCCCTGAGGTAAACACCCGCCAACATAGCCTTCTGGCCACGGGCAGTGTCGTCGGGGCGGTACTGGCGTCGTCATGCTGCATTGTTCCGTTGGTGTTGTTTTTATTGGGCATCAGCGGGGCATGGATCAGCAATTTAACGGCCTTAACGCCTTACAAGCCTTACTTTGTCACCTTGACAGTCATCTTTCTTGCCGGGGGCTTTTACACGGTCTATCTCAAGCCCAAGAAGGCATGTGTGCCGGGGTCATATTGTGAGACCCCTAAGTCGACTGTCGTAGTCAAGTCATCCTTATGGAGTGCGACGTTACTGGTGACAGCCGCGCTTCTCTATCCATATGCCGCCCCTTACCTGTTGAACTGA
- a CDS encoding MerR family transcriptional regulator, giving the protein MKRGELAKRTGCNIETVRYYEKAGLLPDPPRTDKGYRVYSDTHEQTLRFIMRSRELGFSVEEVRGLLSLVDGGTYTCSEIRDKTLQHLTSVRKRIADLQRLEQTLSDTVANCEGGNTPRCAVIDALVKDG; this is encoded by the coding sequence ATGAAACGTGGCGAGTTAGCAAAGCGCACGGGATGCAATATCGAAACTGTCCGGTATTACGAGAAGGCTGGTCTCCTGCCTGACCCTCCACGCACAGACAAAGGTTATAGGGTTTACAGCGATACCCACGAGCAAACCTTACGCTTCATTATGCGGTCCCGGGAATTAGGCTTTAGCGTTGAAGAGGTTCGGGGATTATTGAGCCTCGTGGATGGTGGGACCTATACGTGCAGTGAAATCCGCGACAAGACACTCCAACATCTCACTTCTGTTCGTAAACGTATCGCAGACCTCCAAAGACTGGAACAAACGCTTTCCGATACGGTGGCGAACTGTGAAGGCGGAAACACCCCACGGTGTGCCGTTATAGATGCGTTGGTTAAGGACGGCTAA
- a CDS encoding heavy-metal-associated domain-containing protein, whose protein sequence is MVKATISVDGMLNRKIAECLKGRIQAISGVTFVETSHEKKSATVQFDQYTTDLDDIFLVIEEAGLDTK, encoded by the coding sequence ATGGTTAAGGCCACCATATCTGTTGACGGCATGCTTAATCGGAAAATTGCTGAATGCTTGAAAGGAAGAATTCAGGCAATTTCAGGTGTCACGTTTGTCGAAACGTCGCATGAGAAGAAATCTGCAACGGTTCAATTTGATCAGTACACGACTGACCTTGATGATATTTTCTTGGTTATTGAAGAGGCTGGATTAGATACCAAATAA
- a CDS encoding HD-GYP domain-containing protein, protein MALAGLVLSIVFGGTELYREVLIMEEQATSFATQEANEFAEIHSGSLTHETIQEDLEIFIGARSRAPNGHLVAVKILSSSVAVLADANDGSDTTHVAMQRHSLGMSMRSAPEHDVFWDDKVYVRVIVPLALQGEEQPAVFSGLFLVDPEVVSSMKQEIAKTVGITVLIVFLTALFLYPLVLYLDRNLRKRTRQLLEANSSMLEALGSAIAKRDSDTGAHNYRVAYYSIKLGEAFGLSRKEIVGLMKGAFLHDIGKIGVPDAILLKPGKLTDEEFVEMQTHVQHGLDIVKDVKWFNDAAEVIGGHHEKWNGNGYPAGLAGDDIPLSARIFAIADVFDALTSRRPYKEPFSIEKATNILEEGRGQHFDPELLSIFLERCDEWFAKITAQDDAALKKTLMSCTCHYMDSVV, encoded by the coding sequence TTGGCCTTAGCTGGCTTGGTTCTTTCCATCGTATTTGGTGGTACCGAGCTTTACCGTGAAGTTTTGATCATGGAAGAACAGGCTACTTCCTTCGCGACCCAAGAAGCTAATGAATTTGCTGAGATTCATTCCGGCAGTCTGACGCACGAAACGATACAAGAAGATCTTGAAATTTTTATTGGAGCACGAAGCCGAGCCCCAAACGGTCACTTAGTTGCAGTTAAAATACTATCATCTTCCGTTGCGGTCTTAGCTGATGCCAATGATGGCAGTGATACAACACACGTCGCCATGCAGCGCCATAGCTTGGGTATGTCTATGCGCAGCGCGCCGGAGCACGACGTATTTTGGGATGATAAAGTCTATGTGCGCGTCATCGTGCCATTGGCCTTGCAGGGTGAAGAACAGCCCGCGGTGTTCAGCGGACTGTTTCTGGTTGATCCCGAAGTTGTTTCATCTATGAAGCAAGAAATAGCCAAAACGGTTGGCATCACTGTGCTGATCGTTTTTCTAACGGCTTTATTTCTGTACCCCTTGGTTCTGTACCTGGATCGCAATTTACGAAAACGCACGCGCCAGCTTCTCGAAGCTAACTCCAGCATGTTGGAAGCCCTCGGTTCTGCCATCGCCAAACGCGACAGTGACACCGGCGCCCATAACTATCGGGTTGCTTATTATTCCATCAAGCTAGGCGAAGCCTTCGGGTTGTCACGCAAAGAGATCGTCGGGCTGATGAAAGGTGCCTTCCTGCATGATATCGGAAAAATTGGTGTTCCGGATGCCATCCTTCTTAAACCCGGAAAACTAACGGATGAAGAATTCGTTGAAATGCAGACCCACGTCCAGCATGGTCTGGACATCGTCAAGGATGTAAAGTGGTTCAACGATGCCGCCGAAGTGATCGGAGGGCACCATGAAAAATGGAACGGCAACGGCTATCCAGCCGGACTGGCGGGAGATGACATCCCGCTTTCAGCACGAATTTTCGCAATCGCCGACGTCTTTGACGCACTCACATCCCGTCGACCTTATAAAGAACCGTTTTCCATCGAGAAAGCCACGAATATCCTTGAAGAAGGAAGAGGTCAACATTTTGACCCAGAATTATTGAGCATTTTTCTTGAACGCTGCGACGAATGGTTCGCCAAAATTACGGCACAAGATGATGCAGCATTGAAAAAAACGCTTATGTCGTGCACTTGCCATTATATGGACAGTGTTGTGTGA
- a CDS encoding multicopper oxidase family protein yields MKSNKSNLYSRRQILAGGSALAFAGTMPSLSLAAQKPQHDFLLKAEASTTQILPSNWSQTPLWTYSGKCPGPVIRAKQGERVRILVENNLDEATTVHWHGLRVPNAMDGVPHVTQAPIEPGQNYHYDFKLEDAGTYWYHPHVNSSEQLGRGLYGTIIVEETDPPEVDRDEVWVLDDWRVSKDGTIRNDFENGMDISHGGRMGNYITINGSPPEPLKVTANERIRLRLANVANARIFGLSFENHDVKVIAIDGHPVTPHAPLNDMVLLGPGQRADVIIDCLGKPGSKHRIMDIAYQQSTNELQDIEYLDTPPLRKKPLGPIKVLPPTPCKNPT; encoded by the coding sequence GTGAAATCAAACAAATCAAACCTTTATAGCCGCCGCCAAATTTTAGCGGGTGGTTCTGCGCTGGCTTTCGCCGGGACCATGCCAAGCCTGTCTCTAGCCGCCCAAAAACCACAACATGACTTTCTTTTAAAAGCGGAAGCCTCGACGACACAGATTTTGCCCAGTAACTGGTCACAGACACCTTTGTGGACCTATTCAGGAAAATGCCCAGGCCCCGTGATCCGTGCGAAACAAGGTGAGCGTGTTCGTATTTTGGTGGAAAACAATCTTGATGAAGCGACAACGGTGCACTGGCATGGCTTGCGCGTGCCCAATGCCATGGATGGAGTTCCCCACGTTACTCAGGCACCCATCGAACCCGGTCAAAACTATCATTATGATTTCAAACTAGAGGATGCTGGCACCTATTGGTATCATCCGCACGTCAACAGCTCCGAACAACTCGGCCGGGGTCTTTACGGCACCATCATCGTCGAAGAAACCGATCCGCCAGAAGTCGATCGTGATGAGGTTTGGGTTCTGGACGATTGGCGGGTGAGCAAAGATGGAACCATTCGCAATGATTTTGAGAATGGGATGGATATCAGCCATGGCGGGAGGATGGGCAACTACATCACAATCAATGGCAGCCCTCCAGAGCCTTTGAAAGTTACGGCAAACGAACGCATTCGGTTACGTCTAGCTAACGTTGCAAATGCCCGCATATTTGGACTCAGCTTCGAAAACCATGACGTAAAAGTGATCGCCATTGATGGTCACCCCGTCACCCCTCATGCACCATTGAATGATATGGTGTTGCTTGGCCCTGGACAACGTGCAGATGTGATCATCGATTGTCTTGGAAAACCAGGATCGAAACACCGCATTATGGACATCGCCTATCAACAATCGACCAACGAGCTTCAAGATATTGAATATCTCGACACTCCGCCTTTGCGCAAGAAACCACTGGGGCCTATTAAGGTACTCCCGCCAACCCCTTGCAAGAACCCAACCTGA
- a CDS encoding multicopper oxidase domain-containing protein, protein MQEPNLTQAVHHEMVISGGAMSGMQGAIYKGKKRSMRELMGEMKVWALNGVTAHTTDMPPIFNFDLGKTYVIDVKNESMFPHPMHLHGHAFRLLSMNGKAVPNTPWMDTVLLTGRETARIALVAENPGDWLFHCHVLSHVQGGMTSLIRVS, encoded by the coding sequence TTGCAAGAACCCAACCTGACACAGGCGGTGCACCATGAGATGGTCATCAGTGGCGGTGCGATGAGTGGCATGCAAGGGGCTATTTACAAAGGCAAGAAACGATCTATGCGCGAATTGATGGGTGAGATGAAAGTCTGGGCCCTCAATGGTGTTACCGCCCACACAACAGACATGCCACCAATTTTCAACTTCGATCTGGGCAAGACCTATGTGATCGATGTTAAGAATGAGAGTATGTTTCCTCACCCCATGCATCTCCATGGCCATGCTTTCCGACTGTTGTCTATGAATGGGAAAGCCGTGCCGAACACCCCTTGGATGGATACCGTGCTTCTCACAGGCAGGGAAACCGCCCGGATTGCATTGGTTGCCGAGAATCCAGGAGATTGGCTATTCCATTGTCATGTTCTATCTCATGTTCAAGGCGGCATGACATCTTTGATCAGAGTATCATAA
- a CDS encoding DsbA family protein, which produces MKLIIERVTLIAAMALFGVTGVSGWLYFEQRAVAQPVQDSQQSTENILKTYHEALYNNPRDPILGNPDGDVTIIEFYDYRCPFCKKVHPVVMQLLEDDGNIRYIAKEYPILGPVSVLASQAALASQKYGKYAEYSNALMSARNLDDNLIFKIALDVGLDPLKLLDDIDANETEINDTIQEVLDLGQDMRLQGTPTFIIGDNLIPGAINRNVLDALVAQVRSKNTPASQ; this is translated from the coding sequence ATGAAGCTCATAATTGAACGCGTGACCTTGATTGCTGCGATGGCCTTGTTTGGTGTTACGGGCGTATCCGGATGGCTTTATTTCGAACAACGCGCTGTGGCTCAACCCGTTCAAGACTCACAACAAAGCACCGAGAACATTCTCAAGACTTATCATGAGGCTTTGTACAACAACCCGAGAGATCCGATTCTTGGAAATCCTGATGGTGATGTGACGATAATCGAATTTTACGATTATCGATGCCCTTTCTGTAAAAAAGTTCACCCTGTCGTGATGCAGTTGTTAGAGGATGATGGGAACATCCGTTATATCGCGAAGGAATATCCAATCCTTGGTCCTGTTTCCGTATTGGCATCGCAAGCAGCTCTGGCTTCACAGAAATACGGAAAATACGCTGAATATAGCAACGCATTGATGTCGGCGCGTAACCTTGACGACAATCTGATTTTCAAAATCGCCCTTGATGTTGGGTTGGACCCACTAAAGCTGTTAGATGACATTGATGCAAACGAAACTGAAATCAATGATACGATCCAAGAGGTGCTGGACTTAGGTCAAGACATGAGGCTCCAAGGCACGCCAACCTTTATCATTGGTGACAATCTCATTCCAGGCGCGATTAACCGAAACGTTTTGGACGCTCTTGTGGCGCAGGTGCGTTCAAAAAACACACCTGCTTCGCAGTGA
- a CDS encoding c-type cytochrome, whose protein sequence is MAKWTDHLPKLAVAVIVLGGAAVLVSKVTGGNTAIETVNVNVPTKLSVKAERGAKVFADNCAACHGDSASGSDKGPPLIHNIYNPGHHGDESFFLAMQQGVRQHHWPYGNMPPQKQVNATMAGNIITYIRELQAANGIVYQQHRM, encoded by the coding sequence ATGGCCAAATGGACCGATCATTTACCCAAACTTGCAGTAGCCGTCATCGTTCTTGGTGGCGCAGCAGTCCTTGTGTCAAAAGTCACTGGTGGCAATACCGCTATTGAAACCGTTAACGTCAACGTCCCAACAAAACTATCCGTAAAAGCTGAGCGTGGTGCTAAGGTGTTTGCTGACAATTGTGCAGCGTGCCATGGAGACAGTGCATCCGGGTCGGACAAAGGCCCTCCTTTGATTCACAACATTTACAACCCAGGCCATCACGGTGATGAATCCTTCTTCCTTGCTATGCAACAAGGTGTGCGACAGCATCACTGGCCTTACGGCAATATGCCGCCACAAAAGCAAGTCAATGCGACGATGGCCGGAAATATCATTACTTACATTCGTGAGCTCCAGGCTGCAAATGGCATCGTTTATCAACAGCATCGAATGTGA
- a CDS encoding c-type cytochrome, whose amino-acid sequence MMKLNPKRNLSIFALAATLSISALAAPFIASAHGGATGVVKERMDLMDKTGEAMKKITAMFKRQQPYNADEIARLSALIAGKGGENLTKLFPEHSLDKPTEALPAIWERWDRFESLAGQLTEQAQLLEGGAPQMMPNAMMSFMGLAKTCNDCHTEFRKKKE is encoded by the coding sequence ATGATGAAACTTAATCCGAAACGTAACCTTTCTATTTTTGCTCTGGCGGCTACGCTTTCCATCTCTGCTCTCGCAGCTCCCTTCATTGCATCAGCACATGGCGGTGCAACCGGTGTGGTTAAGGAGCGCATGGACCTGATGGACAAAACGGGCGAGGCCATGAAAAAGATTACGGCCATGTTCAAACGACAACAGCCTTACAATGCCGACGAGATTGCACGCCTTTCAGCATTGATCGCTGGTAAAGGGGGAGAGAACCTCACCAAACTGTTCCCTGAGCACAGTCTCGACAAGCCGACGGAGGCGTTACCTGCTATTTGGGAACGCTGGGACCGGTTTGAGAGCTTGGCTGGACAATTGACCGAACAAGCCCAACTTTTGGAAGGTGGTGCACCACAGATGATGCCCAACGCTATGATGAGTTTCATGGGACTTGCTAAGACTTGTAACGATTGCCATACCGAGTTTCGAAAAAAGAAAGAGTAA
- a CDS encoding c-type cytochrome: MLSKRNIVLALMALGTVGIVSGFAPIPGVWSSTETRNTSLEGSAERGAYVIRLAGCIACHTDSKNGGAELAGGRAFETPFGVFRSPNITPDQETGIGGWSLETFSDAVTKGLSPDGSHYYPAFPYTSYAKMSDQDVSDLKAYLDTVKPVNNVVPDHELSFPFSMREGLGVWKSMYFNDKKFEPNPNKSQSWNRGAYLVNGPGHCAECHTPRTFLGGLDKAEMFNGTKDSPEGEKVPNITNHPSLGIGKWGEMDVAFLLQMGLTPKGDSVGGSMGEVVRDGTAYYTQEDILAVTEYLMNQ, translated from the coding sequence ATGTTGAGTAAGCGCAATATAGTCCTGGCGCTCATGGCACTGGGTACAGTTGGAATTGTAAGTGGCTTTGCACCAATTCCAGGTGTTTGGTCTTCCACGGAAACACGCAATACGAGCCTGGAAGGCAGTGCGGAACGCGGGGCCTACGTCATTCGACTTGCGGGGTGCATTGCGTGCCATACGGACAGTAAAAACGGCGGGGCGGAGTTGGCCGGAGGACGTGCGTTTGAAACACCGTTTGGTGTCTTCCGCTCCCCTAATATTACGCCTGATCAGGAAACGGGTATTGGTGGTTGGTCTCTGGAAACCTTCTCCGATGCTGTCACCAAGGGGCTGAGCCCGGATGGCTCGCACTATTACCCGGCATTTCCCTATACCTCATACGCTAAAATGAGTGATCAAGATGTGAGTGACCTCAAAGCCTATTTGGACACTGTAAAGCCGGTGAACAATGTCGTTCCAGATCACGAGTTATCATTTCCGTTCAGCATGCGTGAAGGTCTTGGTGTTTGGAAATCCATGTACTTTAACGATAAGAAATTTGAACCCAATCCCAATAAGTCACAGTCCTGGAATAGAGGGGCATACTTGGTAAATGGTCCTGGACATTGTGCCGAATGCCACACTCCACGCACATTTTTAGGTGGGCTTGATAAAGCGGAAATGTTCAATGGAACCAAGGATAGCCCCGAAGGCGAGAAGGTGCCAAATATCACCAATCACCCGTCTCTGGGAATCGGCAAGTGGGGCGAAATGGACGTGGCGTTCTTGCTCCAAATGGGGCTAACCCCGAAAGGGGATTCCGTAGGAGGCTCCATGGGCGAAGTGGTCCGCGACGGCACAGCCTACTATACGCAGGAAGATATCTTAGCAGTTACGGAATACCTGATGAACCAATAG
- a CDS encoding DMT family transporter — MVKGYFITGVFAALLSASLFGVSTPFAKLLLADIGPWLMAGLLYLGAGIGLGCIGVIQKGERAKLRADEWPWFLGAIASGGIIGPVLLMLGLTGTSGSSASLLLNAEGVFTALLAWFVFKENFDRRIALGMVAIVAGAAVLSWSGSFNLDDLWPPLAVLGACFFWGLDNNLTRKVSLSDARQITTIKGLVAGTTNTAIAFALGAELPEVAFIISAGLVGFLGYGVSLVLFVIALRDLGTARTGAYFSTAPFVGALVAIPLLGEDVTVQLLIAGALMAFGVWLHLTEVHEHEHHHEALEHTHAHVHDVHHDHQHEDIPEGPHVHWHRHEPMRHKHPHYPDAHHRHDH; from the coding sequence TTGGTTAAAGGCTATTTCATAACAGGCGTTTTCGCAGCACTGCTTTCCGCGAGCTTGTTCGGAGTCAGTACACCGTTCGCAAAACTTCTGTTGGCCGATATAGGCCCATGGCTGATGGCCGGACTGTTGTATCTCGGTGCCGGAATTGGATTGGGGTGTATAGGTGTCATACAGAAAGGCGAACGCGCCAAACTCCGCGCCGATGAATGGCCGTGGTTTTTGGGTGCCATCGCATCGGGCGGCATTATCGGTCCTGTCTTGCTCATGCTGGGGTTAACAGGAACCTCCGGATCGTCCGCATCCCTGCTGCTCAACGCTGAAGGGGTGTTCACAGCCCTGTTGGCCTGGTTTGTCTTTAAAGAAAATTTTGACCGACGCATTGCGCTGGGCATGGTTGCTATTGTCGCGGGTGCCGCCGTTCTGTCATGGAGCGGCTCATTTAATCTTGATGACTTATGGCCACCCCTGGCGGTACTCGGCGCCTGCTTTTTCTGGGGGCTCGACAACAATCTGACGCGAAAAGTGTCTCTATCTGATGCCCGTCAAATCACCACGATCAAAGGACTGGTAGCCGGAACAACAAACACCGCCATCGCATTTGCCTTAGGTGCCGAATTACCTGAAGTGGCCTTCATTATATCGGCGGGTTTGGTTGGGTTCCTCGGATACGGGGTCAGCCTTGTGCTGTTTGTGATTGCTCTGCGCGATCTTGGCACGGCCCGCACTGGGGCGTATTTTTCAACCGCCCCATTTGTCGGTGCGCTTGTCGCCATCCCACTTTTGGGTGAGGACGTTACGGTCCAACTCCTTATTGCAGGGGCATTAATGGCGTTTGGGGTGTGGCTTCACCTGACCGAAGTGCACGAACATGAGCATCATCATGAGGCTCTGGAACACACCCACGCCCATGTTCATGACGTACACCACGACCATCAGCACGAAGACATTCCAGAAGGACCACACGTTCATTGGCATCGCCATGAGCCCATGCGGCACAAGCATCCACATTATCCGGATGCCCATCACCGTCATGATCATTAA